TGATGAGCCACTGGCTATCAAAGTCCTCCAGAATTACTTTACCAATTTTACAGATTTTGAAGTAATTGGTACATTTAATAATTCTCTGGAAGCGCTGGATTTTATAAACAGCACTTCTGTAGATGCTGTTTTTCTGGACATTAATATGCCTATGATGACAGGATTTGAATTGATTAGCTTAATCGAAAACAAAACCAAAGTTATCATTACAACGGCATTTAGAGAATTTGCTGCCGAAAGTTACGATCTTGATGTTCTTGATTATTTAGTAAAACCAATTCCGTTACCAAGATTCATAAAATGTATCAATAAAATCACAACCGAGTTCAATGTCAAAAACAATATTAAGGTAGAAACTACCAAAGGAGATTCTCATATTTTTATCAAAGTCGATAAAAAAATGATGAAAATTAATATTGAAGAAATTTTATTTGTCGAAGGAATGAAGGAATACATAAAAGTCGTGACGCCCGATAAAACCTACATTACACACAAATCTTTAACCTCATTATCTGAAGAATTACCTGCAGATCGCTTCTTAAGAATTCATAAATCTTATGTAATTGCCTTAAATAAAGTAAAATCTATAGAAGGAAATCGAATCCAAATTCAGTCTTATACCATTCCTATTGGCAGAAACTATAGTAAAGAGGTAAAAAACAAAATTCTCGAGTAAATATTTAACATTTATAACTCTATAAAAACTAACACTTTGTTGAATAAATACTGTTGTTGGTTTAAATTTAACATTATTTTTTATTAATTATTTTTTTTTGATATACTTAACAAATATATTTACGGTCTTCAAAAAACATATTAAATAAAAATTAACCTCTTAAATTATGAGTTCAGAAAATGTTCAAACCAAATGGGGACAGTTTATCTCTTTGATAATTGTTTTCTTCTTTTGGGGTTTTGTTGGTTCAGCCAATGATATCCTAATCCCAGTATTCAAAAAAGTATTTACCTTATCTCAAGTACAATCACAATTAGTAGCTTGGGCTTTTTATGTCTCTTACTTCGTAGGATCAATAATTTTCTTTTTAGTTTCCCTAAAAATGGATATTTTACAAAGATTCGGATATAAAAAAACACTTTCTGCTGGATTAGTTCTGTCAGCTTTTGGATCATTTTTATTTATTCCTGCAGCAACAATGGAAAGTTTTCCATTTTTCTTAACCGCTTTATTTACTGTAGGTTTAGGTTTTTCAATTCAACAAATCGTAGCAAATCCTTTAGCTATTAAAATGGGAAGTCCACAAACCGGAGCTCACCGTTTAACATTGGCAGGAGGAATCAACTCTTTCGGAACAACAATTGGAGCAATCTTATTAGGAATCGCTTTGTTTGGAATGGGAGACGACAAAAAAACTTCACTTTCATTAGAAGATATTAAATTACCATTCATCATTCTTGGTCTTGCATTTATTGCTGTAGCCATTTTCATGAACTTCTCAAAAATCGAAGATCCTGCAAAAGAAGAGGAAGAAGTAGTAAAAGTAGCTCACGAAAAATTCAACATACTAGATTACCCACAACTATATTTAGGGATGTTAGGAATCTTTATTTACGTTGGAACTGAGGTAACTATCATCAGTAATTTACCGGCTTTACTTCATACATCAGAATTCGGAAATGTATTAGAAGATGCTATCGCTCCGTTTATTTCTCTTTACTGGGGAAGTTTAATGATTGGTCGTTGGAATGGTGGTGTAAACGTTTTCAATACATCTAACTTAGTAAATACAGCACTTAAATTCATTGTTCCTGCTATTGCATTTGGAGTAATTATTGGAGCTAACATTTTTGCTGCACACGACGTTTCTTCATTCTATATCTACCCAATCTGGATCTTGTTATTTATCGCTGTAAGTTTTGTAGGTGGTAAAAACGCTGGAAAAACATTAATGCTTTTCGGAATTTCAGGAGTAATCATGATGATTGCCGGATTAGTTTATCCAGATCCTCAAATTGCTAAATTTTTCTTTATCTCTGGAGGTTTGTTCCTTTCTATCATGTGGCCGTCTATCTTCGATTTAGCGATTGCAGGTTTAGGAAAAAATACAGGAAAAGCATCATCTTTCTTAATTATGATGATTCTTGGAGGAGGAGTTATTCCTTTAGTACAAGGAAGTATCTGTGATATCGATCTTACAAGCCCAGGCGGAATCTTCGGAATCACATGGACACATTTCTCTTATATCGTACCACTTATTGGTTTTGCATACTTAGGATTCTACGGTTTTTATTGCCCTAAAATCTTAAAAAGCCAAGGAA
This genomic window from Flavobacterium sp. 9 contains:
- a CDS encoding MFS transporter — protein: MSSENVQTKWGQFISLIIVFFFWGFVGSANDILIPVFKKVFTLSQVQSQLVAWAFYVSYFVGSIIFFLVSLKMDILQRFGYKKTLSAGLVLSAFGSFLFIPAATMESFPFFLTALFTVGLGFSIQQIVANPLAIKMGSPQTGAHRLTLAGGINSFGTTIGAILLGIALFGMGDDKKTSLSLEDIKLPFIILGLAFIAVAIFMNFSKIEDPAKEEEEVVKVAHEKFNILDYPQLYLGMLGIFIYVGTEVTIISNLPALLHTSEFGNVLEDAIAPFISLYWGSLMIGRWNGGVNVFNTSNLVNTALKFIVPAIAFGVIIGANIFAAHDVSSFYIYPIWILLFIAVSFVGGKNAGKTLMLFGISGVIMMIAGLVYPDPQIAKFFFISGGLFLSIMWPSIFDLAIAGLGKNTGKASSFLIMMILGGGVIPLVQGSICDIDLTSPGGIFGITWTHFSYIVPLIGFAYLGFYGFYCPKILKSQGIDHNIQSEGGGH
- a CDS encoding LytTR family DNA-binding domain-containing protein: MKIKCVLIDDEPLAIKVLQNYFTNFTDFEVIGTFNNSLEALDFINSTSVDAVFLDINMPMMTGFELISLIENKTKVIITTAFREFAAESYDLDVLDYLVKPIPLPRFIKCINKITTEFNVKNNIKVETTKGDSHIFIKVDKKMMKINIEEILFVEGMKEYIKVVTPDKTYITHKSLTSLSEELPADRFLRIHKSYVIALNKVKSIEGNRIQIQSYTIPIGRNYSKEVKNKILE